GACGGCCCGCTCCGCTCCGGCTCGCTGGCGCTCGCCTCCGCTGCGCAGGCCGTCCCACGGCGGTGACAATTTCATTCTCCGTCGTACCCACGGGTACGTCGATCACTCGCGCCGAAGAAACATACAAGGGTTTCGCTCGCCATCCTACCGGATGGCTTCACTTCACCCTGGGCTGATCTCCGCCGGCCCTTCAGGCCGAAGACAACTTCGCTCACGCCGTGTCGAGCAGCTTCAGATTCGGGGCCAGTTCGCTGATCTGATCGCCGAGGTAGCGCTTTACTTCGGCGATGGTCTTGAGTTTAAGCGCTCGGGCGACGATCGCTTCCGCGCGTTCGCGGGTGAGATGGCTCGTCAGTTCCTTGATCGTCGGGATGAAGGCGGGGCTCATGCTGAAGCTTCGCAGCCCCATGCCGACGAGCAGGACGAAGGCCCTCGGCGCGCCGGCCATTTCGCCGCAGAGCGTGCAGGGCTTTTCCGCTTTCGTGCAAACGTCGATCGTGTGGGCCAGCACCTTGAGCACGGCCGGGCTGAGCGGCTGGCAGAGATGGCTGACTCGCGGGTTGTCGCGGTCGGCGGCCATCAGGTATTGCACCAGATCGTTCGAGCCGATCGACACGAAATCCACTTCGTTCACGAGCGAGTCGATGCAGATCGCCGCGGCGGGCACCTCGATCATCAGCCCGATCGGCACGTCGCCGCAGGGCTTGCCCAGCCGTTCGAGTTGCCGCTTCGCTTTGAGCACCATGCTCCGCACTTTGCGAATCTCTTCGAGCGTGGTGATCATCGGGAACATCAGGCGGACGCTCTTCTTTCGCCCAGCCGCCGCCCGCAGCACGGCCCGAATCTGCGTAGCGAAGAACTCCGGGTGTTCGAACGACAAGCGAATCGAGCGCCAGCCCATGAACGGGTTCGCCTCGCGATCGTGGCCGAGATAGGGGATCGTCTTATCGCCGCCGAGGTCGAGGGTGCGGATCGTGATGCGCTGATTTGGCGTGGCGGCGATGATCTTCTTGTAGGCCGCGCACTGTTCCTCCTCGCTCGGCACGTCCGGGTGGGTGAGAAATAGATACTCGGTGCGATAGAGTCCAACGCCCGAGGCCCCCATCGCCACGGCGGCCCGCGTGTCGGAAAGATTGTTGATATTCGCCAGCAGCTCGATCTTCACGCCGTCGGCCGTGACAGCCGCCTGATCGCGGTTGGCGGCGAGATGGTCTTTGAGATCGAAGAACTCGCGCTGCAGCTTGCGATAAGCGCTTTCGATCTCCGAATTTGGATTAACGATCACATGCCCTTCGCGGCCATCGACGACGATCGTGTCGCCGTTCTTTACCGTCTTGAGCAGCCCGCGAACGCCGGAAACGGCGGGGATTCCGCGGCTGCGGGCGAGAATCGCGGCATGGCTGGTTTGGCCGCCGGCCTGCGTGGCGATGCCGGCCACTTCGCGATTGCCGAGAAACACGACGTGCGACGGAAGCAACTCATCCGCCACAAGGACGAGCGGCCCGGACGGTTCGTCGGCCTGCGGATGGAGCACTTCCGAAAGATGGCCGCTGATCCGCACGATCACGTCGCGGACGTCGGCCAGCCGCTCCCGGAGATACTGGTCCTTGGTGCGGGCGAACAGGCTGGCATACTCTTGGAGCACCTGGTCGAGCGCGTAAGGCGCGGTTTGATGCTCATCGACGATCCAACGGCGAATCTTCTCGTTGAACGCCGGGTCGCGGAGGATCGATTCGTGGGCCTGGAAGATGGCGGCCTCCGACTTGCCGACCTGCGTGGCGACCTTCAAGTGCAGCGAATGCAGGTCGGCCGCGGTGGCGTCGCGGGCCTTTTCATAGCGGGCCAATTCGGGAAAGACCTCGTCGGCCGCCAACCGGCGCGTCTGCGGGTTCACGAAAATCTCGTGAATGCAATAGGCCGTTCCGACGGCCACTCCCGGCGATACTCCGATCCCCTTTCCCATATTCGAGCATCGTATCAGCCGGCGGGGGAAAGCGGCAACGGCTCGCCCGGGCGAAATCGTTTGGATTCCCCGCCCAGGTGAGCCGTCGTAGGACGTAGTCGAATTCCCTAGAATTCAACTCAACCGATGGCGGCGTGTGATGGAATTCTGGCGAATTCCGTTACGACAGCACTGGCGATCACGAAGTCTTCACGGGAATTTTCTTCGCGGCCGCCCCCGGCATCTTGTTCAAGTGCACGGTAAGCACGCCTCCCTTGTAGTCGGCGTCGACTTTCTCCGCATCGACTCCCGGCGGCAATTCCACGTCGCGCGTAAAGCTGCCGTAGTAACTCTCACGGCGATAAAACGACTGCTCCTTCTTTTCAGACGTTTCCTTTTTCTCCCCGGAGATTCTCAGTCGATTGCCGCTGACCTGGATATCGAGGTCTTTGGGATCGACGCCAGGAATCTCCGCCCGAACGGTAACGTCCTTGTCGGTCTCGGCGACATCGAGCGACGGCGACCATTGGGTCAGATCACCGAGGGATTGGCTAGCCGCCGAAAAAGGGTCGTGAAAGAAATGATCGAACAGTCGGTTCATTTCCGTGCGGAATTCGCCGAGCGGCGAAAGGGCATGCGAACCGCCGTTCTCCTTCCCTTTGCTTCTCCAAGGAATGAGATTCATGGGATCCTCCGTTTTCAGATGAACTCTTTTTGCTTGAATTACTTCACTGCCACCTTGATCTTGCGCGGCTTCGCCGCCTCGGCCTTTGGCAGATGCAGCGTGAGCACTCCGTCCGTCAGCTCAGCCGAAATGCCGCTCGGGTCGATCTGCTCGCTGATGCGGAATGTGCGATAGTAGTCGCCAATCCCGTATTCACGGAGCAGAAAACTCTCGCGCTCGACGCGGCCGTTGGTCACGCGCCCATGAATGCTCAAAGCGCCGTCTTGGAAGTCGATCTCGACCTCATCCGGGTCTACGCCGGGCATGTCGGCAAGAATGAGCAGTTCCTCGGGCATCTCCACGATATCCACGTCAGGGCGATAGAATTGCCCGCTTCGCGTATGCTCCAGTGCGCCCACCTCGGCAGTTGCACTCTGTTGACTGATTTCATTTGCCATGACGAGTATCTCCTATTTCCTTCTTACTTGTTTCTTCAAATCCCGTTCCGGCGGGGACAACTTGACCTACCGTCCTGCGGCTCGCCGCTCACTTCGTCGCTTTCACTTGAATGTGCCGAGGTTTCGCAGCTTCGGACTTGGGGAGCGTGATCAGGAGCACGCCATTGTTGAGCGCCGCGTTCACTTTGTCGGCATCGACTTCGACCGGCAATCGTAAAACGCGGGTGAACCTACCACTCGGCCGTTCGCGGCGATGGAAGGTCAGGCCGCTCTCATTGACCGGCCGGCGCTCCCCCTTGATCGTCAATTCATCGCCGACAACGGAAACATCAAGATCCTCGCTCTTGACCGCCGGCAGTTCCGCTTCAACAAGCAGGTTGTCACCCTCTTCCCACACGTTGAATGGCGGAAATGCGCGGGCCATCGCTAACGGCGCTCCCCAAGCCAGATCGGGCGGGCTAGAAAAATCGGAATAGAGTCGCTCCAGATCGGTGCGAAATTGTTGGATCGGGAACAGAATTCCATTGCGTCGTCGAACCATAATGAAAGCCTCCTTATCGAGCCTATTGAGAAAACGGATTCTTTGCAGATCGGATTGCATCTGCTGAATGTCGTGACAGGCCACACTTAACACTGCACACCAAAAAGCAAAGTCCGTGCCAATTCCGATCGAGATGGAATGACGTTAATCATTGGCAGAATTGGGTTTAGAAATGGCGGTAGTTAGCACTTGACCGGCCGACGCCTGCCAAGCTGGCAGCAATCGTGGAACGCGGCTTCTGGTTTCGGTTGTCGCCAGTCGATATGGCGTCTATACTGAGCGGCTTGAATTAACTTTGGGAGAATGCGGCAACTGCCAGCGGCGGCAAAGTTAAGTACTCTGCCGCGTTGATGTTAGTTGCTCGCGAGTCGCGATTTGCCCCATGCGTTTCACTCTTCTCGACCGAATCGTTCACCTTGAGCCGGGCAAACGAGTCACGGCGGTGAAGGCCCTGGCCTTGGCCGAAGAGTATTTGGCGGACCATTTTCCGTCATTTCCGGTCATGCCGGGGGTGCTCATGCTCGAGGCGATGACCCAGGCCGGGGCCTGGCTGGTCCGGGCGGGCGAGGATTTCGCCCATAGCATGGTCGTGCTGAAAGAGGCGCGAAACGTCAAGTACAGCAGTTTTGTCGCCCCCGGCCAGACGCTCACGGTCACCGCCGAAATCATCAGCCACGATTCCCGCCAAACGAAGCTCAAGGCCCAGGGCACCGTGAATGGCGAAGTTCAACTCAGTGGGCGATTGGTGCTGGAGCGTTACAATCTGGCCGATGAAGGAATTGGGACCGCCGATGACGACGCCCGAGTGAAACGCGAATTGCGCAAGCTCTTCGCCTTGCTGCATCGTCCCGCTGCGACACACGTGACCGGCGCGGCGCTCGCGGGCGACTTGCGTCCGGCCCACCCCTAGGCACATTTGCAAACCGCGATTTGGAGGTCTCCGTAATGCCGTCGCAAGAAGAAATCTTTGAGAAGGTCCGGACCGCGCTCGTCGATGCCCTAGGCGTGGATGAGGAGGAAGTGACGCCAACCGCGACGATGGTCGGCGATCTGGGGGCCGAATCGATCGACTTCCTCGACATCGTTTTTCGCCTGGAAAAAGCGTTTAGTATTAAGATTCCCCGCGGTGAGTTGTTTCCCGAAGACATCCTCAACAACGCCGAATACTTGAGCGACGGCAAGGTCACTGCGGCGGGGATCGCGCAATTGAAGAAGCGGATGCCGTTTGCGGACCTCTCGAAATTCGAGGCCAACCCGGTCGTGCAGGACTTCGTGCTCGTGCTCACCGTTCAGGACTTGGTGCGCTATGTCGAGAGCAAGTTAAATCAGGGCAAAGTCCCCGCCGGGTGAGATCGTGAGCTGATCCGGTGCGTCAGCGCTTCGCTCGACGCACCCTACCGACTGAGCTGATAGTTGCCGCGGGAATCAGGTTGCGAGCTGGAATATGCGTTGGTTTTGGATCGATCGATATACCGAGTTTGTCTCCGGCCAGCATGCCACGGCGATCAAGAACGTCAGCCTGGCGGAAGACCATCTGCACGATCATTTCCACGGCGCGCCGGTAATGCCTAATTCGCTGGTTTTGGAAGGAATGGCCCAAACTGCCGGGCTGTTAGTGGCGCAGCGAAACGATTTCCAACTGGAGGTGGTGCTGGCCAAGGTGGCAAAAGCCGATTTTCATTTCCTCGCCAGGCCCGGCGACACGCTTGTTTATCGGGCAAAGATCGAGGACCTGAAGGAAGGGGGCGCATTCACGGTGGTCACGAGCCACGTTGAAGATCGCCTGCAAGGCGAGGCGGAGATTTTTTTTGCCCATCTCGACCTTCGCGATAACGGCCAGGCCATGTTCGAACCCGAGGAGATCATCGGCTGGCTGCGAGCGGTCCGGATGTTCGACGTCGGCCGCGACCGCGATGGCAATCCGCTCGCAATACCCAAGTTTACCGATCGGCGCCATCCTCTCGTCAACACCAACGGGAGGAACTGACGAATGTCGAATCGCGATTCGAGACGGCGCGTGGTCGTCACGGGCGTAGGATGTGTCACTCCGCTCGGTCATTCCGTCGAAGAGACGTGGGGCCGGCTTTTGCGCGGAGAATCGGGCGTCGGCGACACGACGATTTTCGACGCCAGCAACTTCCCGACCCGCATCTCGGCCGAGGTCCGCGATTTTGACGTCTCGCAGTTCGGCGAGGATTCGGCCCGATGGAAATACCGCGGCCGGCATACGAAGTTTGCCGCCGGCGCGGCTAGGCAAGCGATCGACGACGCGGGCATCGACGACCGTATGGTCGAGCCGACTCGGTTCGGTGTCTATCTCGGCAGCGGCGAGGGGCAGCAGGATTTCGCGCACTTCACTTCCACGATGACCGCGGCCCTTCGCGGCGATCAGTTCGACCTGGCCCGTTTCAGTCAAATCGGCTTGGAAGTGCTGCACCCGCAGGCCGAATTAGAGCAGGAACCGAACATGCCCTCCGGCCATCTGGCGAGCATGTTCAACGCCCAAGGGCCGAACTTGAATTGCCTCACGGCATGTGCCGCCAGCAGCCAGGCCATCGGCGAAGCGGCGGAAATCATTCGCCGCGGCGATGCCGATGTGATGCTGTCCGGCGGCACACACAGCATGATCCATCCCTTTGGCGTAACTGGCTTCAATCTGCTGACGGCGCTCAGCACGCGCAACGACGAGCCGACGAAGGCCTCCCGCCCGTTCGACCGCGATCGCGACGGCTTCGTGCTCGGCGAAGGGGCGGCGATGGTGGTGCTCGAGGAGTTCGACCGCGCCAAAGCCCGCGGCGCGAAAATCTACGGCGAGTTGCTAGGCTACGGCTCGACCGCCGACGCCTTCCGCATCACCGACACGCATCCCGAAGGGCGGGGAGCGGCGAGCTGCGTCCGGATGGCCCTCGAGGACGCGGCGCTCAATCCCGACGACATCAACTACATCAATGCCCACGGCACGAGCACCGAAGTGAACGACAAGGTCGAATCGCTGGCGATCAAGACGGTGTTTGGCCCGCAGGCCTACAAGATCCCCGTCTCCAGCACGAAGAGCATGCTGGGACATCTGATCGCGGCGGCCGGCGCCACGGAGTTGATCATCTGCTTGATGGCGATCCGCGACAATGTTTTGCCGCCGACCATCAACTACGACACTCCCGACCCGGAATGTGATTTGGACTATATTCCAAATGCCGCTCGCGAGACGAGCTGCCGCTATGCGCTGAGCAATAGTTTCGGGTTCGGCGGGCAGAACATCGCCCTGATCGTTGGCCGCTGCAACGGCGGATGAATTAGAAGGCGATCGTCGCGACGACACAAGCCCGACTCGCTAGCGAGGGATTCGCGCGGCTCCCTCGCTTGCGCTTCGGGCTGATGTTTTTTCAAGCTCGCGCCGCGGTCAATGCAAAGTCCGCAACTGGAACTTACGGCCCGATGCTGGGCGGATTGTTGGTCAGAAAGTCGCGCGGTCCGCGGCTGGTGTAATAGGGATAGGCGACGGCGCCGGTCGGCGGGCCTTCCGCACCAATATTGGTCCCACCTTCTCCGCGCGGCACCATGGAGTGCGCGTAACCATCGCCCCCGCAAGCGCCATTCGCGCAGCCGCCGTTTGCACAGCCGCCATTTCCGCAACCGCAGCCACCGTTGCCGCAGCCTCCCCACGGTCTGTGGAAATCGAACAACTGGTCGCACATGCTGCAGCCCGAGCTGGCCGTCAGGATTGCGGCCGCAATCAGGGCGAAAACTGCGTGTCTCATGGGAATCCGTTCCGTGTGCGTTGTTGAGTTGGAGGTTTCCGGGTTTTGGAGCCTAGTTAGGTCTATCGGCGTCAAAGTCGGAAAAATCAAGAGAATCGTTAATACCGTTAGCACCGGCAATTGAAGTTGAGAGCCGGATCGTTCGTGCTCGGCAGGCCCGCGCGACGGCGTCGTTCTGGTTAAAATGGGGTAGAAAGAAGCGATTTTCGGATGGGCGGACAGGATTCTGCTCGATGCTCGCCGCGTTATGTCCCCACGTTTTTGCCGACGCTAGCAGCGTCGGCCACCATGCCATCAATCGCCGCCCTCATCCATTGCAATCGCGTGCCCACGATCGCCCCGCCTGCCACCGAAACCCTGCTCCGGCTGCACAACGTCGGCAAGACGTTTCAGATGGGCGAAGTTGCCGTCGAGGTGCTGCGCCACGTCACGCTCGACGTCTACAACGGCGAACTTTTGGTCATGGTCGGGCCGAGCGGCTCCGGCAAGACGACCATGCTGAACATCATGGGCGGTCTCGATACGACCACGGTCGGTTCCGTCGTCTACCGCGACTGCGATCTCTCGGCCGCCAGCCCGCGCGAACTGACGCGCTATCGCCGGGAGACGATCGGCTTCGTCTTTCAATTCTATAACTTAGTTCCAAACCTCACGGCGCGCGAGAACGTGATGGTTTCGACGGAAATCAGCCGCGATCCTCTCGACGTGGACAAGGTGCTGGCGATGGTCGGCCTCACGGACCGCCAGAACCACTTCCCCGCGCAAATGTCCGGCGGCGAGCAGCAGCGCGTGGCCATCGCCCGAGCGCTGGCGAAAAATCCCGAGATGCTGCTCTGCGACGAGCCGACCGGCGCCTTGGACTTCGAGACGGGCAAGAAAGTGCTCCGGCTGCTCGTCGACTTGAAAAACAGCCTGCGCAAGACCGTGCTCATCATCACGCACAACGGCGCGATCGCGGAGGCCGCCGACCGCGTCATCCGCCTGCGCAGCGGCGAGGTAGTCGAAGTGCATGCGAACCCGCATCCGCGCCCGCCCGAAGAGATCGTCTGGTAGAAAAAAGGGGTCGGCTCTAATTAAACGGACGATTGACATACAAGGAAAACTCAACTCCGCGCCACCGTTTAATTAGACCTGACCCCTTTTTTCCATGAAAACGCTCGACCGCAAACTGCTCCGCGAACTGATGGCCTCGAAGGCCCTGATCGTGGCGATCACGGGGCTGATGGCCGTCGGCGTGATGGCTTTCATCTATATGCGCTCCGCCCATGCGAACTTGAACCGCGCGAAGGACGACTACTACAGCCAGTGCCGGATGGCCGATTTCTGGATCGACGTGAAAAAGGCGCCGCTCTCGGAATTGCAATCGTTGGTGGAATTGCCGGGCGTGAGCGAGGTCCGCCCGAGAATCCAATTTTTCGCCACGGTCGATCTGGATCGCGTCGAGGAGCCGCTCAACGGGCTGGTTCTCTCCGTGCCCGACAAACAGCGGCCGATCATCAACGATCTGGTGCTCAAGCGCGGCGGCTATTTCACCGGCCGCCGCCGGAACGAAGTGCTCGTCAACGATTCGTTTGCCGCGCAACACGGTCTATTTCCCGGCCAATGGATTCACTTGTTGTTGAACAACCGCCGCGAGGAGTTGTTCATTGTCGGAACGGCCATTTCGAGCGAGTTCGTCTATCTAGTCGGCCCCGGAGCAATCACTCCCGATCCGGAGCATTTTGGCGTGTTTTATCTGCCGCAATCGTATGCCGAGGAGGTCTTCGATTTTGACGGCGCGGCAAATCAAGTAGTCGGGCTCTTGGCGCCCGAGGTCCGCGACCATCCCGACGAGGCGCTGCGACAGGCCGAGCGGCGGCTCGCATCGTACGGAGTATTCTCGACCACAGCCTGCCGAGACCAGCCGTCGAATCGGTTCTTGAGCGACGAAATTCGCGGCCTGGGCACATTTGCCGGGATCATTCCCACGATATTTCTGGCCGTGGCAGCGCTCGTGCTCAATGTGCTCATGGTGCGGCTCATCGATCAGCAGCGCGTCATCATTGGCACGCTCAAAGGGCTCGGCTACTCCAACGCGCAGGTGTTCCTGCACTTCACCAAGTTCGGCGCGCTGATCGGCCTGGCGAGCGGCTTTTTGGGCTGCGCGATGGGCTACGGAATGGCCGAGTTCATCACGCGGCTCTACCGCCGCTTTTTCGAGTTCCCGAACCTGGTCAACTTTTTCTATCCCGGCCTATACACCGCCGGGGTGGCGATCAGTCTTGGCTGCGCGCTGGTGGGTTCGATGCAGGGAGCACGGGTCGCGCTGCAGTTGCAGCCGGCGGAGGCGATGCGCCCCCGCCCGCCAACGGCCGGCGGACGGATTTGGCTGGAACGGATCGCCGCGCTGTGGCGACGGCTCGGCTTCGGTTGGCGGATGGTGCTGCGGAACCTCGTTCGCCATCGGTTGCGAACGACGGTTGGCATCTTCGCCGCCGCGATGGGGGCCGGCCTGATGACGGCCGGGTTCATGCTGCGCGAAGGAGTGATGTACATCGTCGATTTCCAATTCGCGCAAGTCATGCGAAGCGACGTCGATCTCAATTTCAAGGACGAACGCGGGCTCGACGCCGCCGATGAAGCCCGCCATCTGCCGGGAGTCGATCGCGCCGAGCCGGTGCTCGACGTGGCCTGCGAGTTCTTCCACGGCCGATTCCATCATAAGGGCGCGATCAGCGGCCTCGCCGACCACGCGGAGCTGACCATCCCGCGCGATATGGGGGGGCGCCCGGTGCGCGTGCCGTCGGCGGGCCTCGTCATGACGCGGAAACTCGCGCAACTACTCGACGTCGCCGCGGGCGACGCGATTGAAATGGAGCCGATCAAGGGCTTGCGCCGCCGCGTGACCGTCCCGGTCGTCGAAATCGCCGATAGCTACGTCGGGATCGCCGTCTACGCCAACATCCATTATCTCAGCCGGCTGATCGACGAGGAATCGGCCGTGAGCGGCGTGCAGCTTCAGCTCGATTCGCGCGATGCCGCAAAACGTGAATTGCTCCGGGCGGTGAAGCGGCTCCCGGCCGTGCAATCCTACTCGTCGCGGTTGAACACCATTCATAACGTGACGGAAACGGTGCTCAAGACGCAGGCGATTTTCATCGGTCTGTTGGTGCTGTTCGCCGGCGTCATTTTCCTTACAAGTCTGCTCAACACGTCGCTGATTGGCCTAGCCGAGCGCCGCCGCGAAGTGGCGACGCTCCGCGTGTTGGGTTATACCGAATGGCAAATCGGCGGCTATTTTCTCCGCGAAAGCCTATTGCTCACCGTGCTGGGAACATTGCTGGGAATGCCGCTGGGCTACGGACTTTGTCTGTGGGTGACACATCGGTTCGACACGGAAATGTTTCGCTTTCCGCTGGTCTCACCGCCGATCATTTGGATTCGAATGTGGGGCTTCGCGTTTTTGTTCGCACTCTTGTCGCACATCACCGTGCAGCGCTCGATCAATCGCATGGACTGGCGCGAAGCGCTGAACGTGAAGGAGTAATCCATGTCCAAGTGGATCATCACCGGATTGATTCTGGTCGTCGTTGGGGCCGCCATTGTCCTCGGCATCGGCGCTTTCGGCAGCGGCGCCCCGGTCGAGGCGGCCAAGGCCCGCAAAGGGCCAATCCACGAGTTCGTCGACGAGCGCGGCAAGACCCGATTGCCGCAGGTTTATTCGATCACCATGCCCTTCGATGGCCGCGTTGCGCCCATCGGCCTCGTCGAGGGGACTGTCGTCAAGCAGGGAGAAGTCGTGGCCCAAGTCGTCCCGCTCGATCTCAAGCTGTCGCACGCGTCGGCCGATGCCTCGATCGATCGCCTCAATGCGTCGATCAAGGAAAATGACGACGCCAGCGTCGAAAACGTGTCGCTCGAACAGTCGCTCAAGATGGTTGAATCGATGCGCAGCTCGGTGATGGCTTCCGACGCTCAGGTCGAAGCGGCCCGCGCCAAGCTCGACTACAACAATAAGAATCTCTCCCGCATCCAGCGGCTCGTGCAAACCAAGGCCAAGACGGAAGACGAACTCGAGCAGGCTCGGCTCGCTCAGATCCAAAGCCAGATCGAAGTGCGGCAGGATGAGCTGCTCTCGGCCGCGATGAAGGCCATGGAATCGGCCACCCTGCTCTTGCCGAAGGCGATCACGGAATACATCGGCCGCAAAATGCTGGCTCACGGCGTGCTCGAAAAGGAAAAGTCCGAGGCCCAGGTCGCGCTCGATCAGGTGAAAAAGAACGAAGCGCGCGGGCAAATGAAGAGCCCCATCAATGGCGTCGTGCTCGAGCGGATGATGAGCGACGAGCGCCAGGTTCCCTCGGGGACGGTGCTGCTGAAAATCGGCCGGCTGGAAGAGTTGCAAGTCGAGGCCGACGTGCTCAGCCAGGACGTGGTCGAGGTGAAGCCGGGGGACGACGTTGAAATCTCCGGTCCCGCGATCGGTCCGACTCCGGCGCACGGCACGGTCGAGCGGGTTTATCCGGCGGGGTTCACGAAGGTCAGCTCTCTCGGGGTCGAGCAGCAGCGGGTGAAAGTGGTCGTGGGCTTTAGCACGAGCGACTTGGATCGAGTCCGGCATGATCGTGGGATTGGCACGGACTATCGGGTGTCGGTCCGAATCTTCACCAAATCGAAGGCCGATGCAACAGTGATCCCACGTTCAGCCCTGTTTCGCGGCGCGGAGGGAAAATGGCAAGTCTTCACTGTCCGCGACAGCCGCGCTCATTTGCAAGCGGTAGAGACCGGATTGATGAACGACGAAACGGTCGAGGTCGTCAAGGGACTCTCGGAAGGCGAAGTCGTCGTGCTGGCCCCGGAAACGAGCCTCGCCGACGGCGC
The window above is part of the Pirellulales bacterium genome. Proteins encoded here:
- a CDS encoding acyl carrier protein, whose product is MPSQEEIFEKVRTALVDALGVDEEEVTPTATMVGDLGAESIDFLDIVFRLEKAFSIKIPRGELFPEDILNNAEYLSDGKVTAAGIAQLKKRMPFADLSKFEANPVVQDFVLVLTVQDLVRYVESKLNQGKVPAG
- the ptsP gene encoding phosphoenolpyruvate--protein phosphotransferase yields the protein MGKGIGVSPGVAVGTAYCIHEIFVNPQTRRLAADEVFPELARYEKARDATAADLHSLHLKVATQVGKSEAAIFQAHESILRDPAFNEKIRRWIVDEHQTAPYALDQVLQEYASLFARTKDQYLRERLADVRDVIVRISGHLSEVLHPQADEPSGPLVLVADELLPSHVVFLGNREVAGIATQAGGQTSHAAILARSRGIPAVSGVRGLLKTVKNGDTIVVDGREGHVIVNPNSEIESAYRKLQREFFDLKDHLAANRDQAAVTADGVKIELLANINNLSDTRAAVAMGASGVGLYRTEYLFLTHPDVPSEEEQCAAYKKIIAATPNQRITIRTLDLGGDKTIPYLGHDREANPFMGWRSIRLSFEHPEFFATQIRAVLRAAAGRKKSVRLMFPMITTLEEIRKVRSMVLKAKRQLERLGKPCGDVPIGLMIEVPAAAICIDSLVNEVDFVSIGSNDLVQYLMAADRDNPRVSHLCQPLSPAVLKVLAHTIDVCTKAEKPCTLCGEMAGAPRAFVLLVGMGLRSFSMSPAFIPTIKELTSHLTRERAEAIVARALKLKTIAEVKRYLGDQISELAPNLKLLDTA
- a CDS encoding FtsX-like permease family protein; its protein translation is MKTLDRKLLRELMASKALIVAITGLMAVGVMAFIYMRSAHANLNRAKDDYYSQCRMADFWIDVKKAPLSELQSLVELPGVSEVRPRIQFFATVDLDRVEEPLNGLVLSVPDKQRPIINDLVLKRGGYFTGRRRNEVLVNDSFAAQHGLFPGQWIHLLLNNRREELFIVGTAISSEFVYLVGPGAITPDPEHFGVFYLPQSYAEEVFDFDGAANQVVGLLAPEVRDHPDEALRQAERRLASYGVFSTTACRDQPSNRFLSDEIRGLGTFAGIIPTIFLAVAALVLNVLMVRLIDQQRVIIGTLKGLGYSNAQVFLHFTKFGALIGLASGFLGCAMGYGMAEFITRLYRRFFEFPNLVNFFYPGLYTAGVAISLGCALVGSMQGARVALQLQPAEAMRPRPPTAGGRIWLERIAALWRRLGFGWRMVLRNLVRHRLRTTVGIFAAAMGAGLMTAGFMLREGVMYIVDFQFAQVMRSDVDLNFKDERGLDAADEARHLPGVDRAEPVLDVACEFFHGRFHHKGAISGLADHAELTIPRDMGGRPVRVPSAGLVMTRKLAQLLDVAAGDAIEMEPIKGLRRRVTVPVVEIADSYVGIAVYANIHYLSRLIDEESAVSGVQLQLDSRDAAKRELLRAVKRLPAVQSYSSRLNTIHNVTETVLKTQAIFIGLLVLFAGVIFLTSLLNTSLIGLAERRREVATLRVLGYTEWQIGGYFLRESLLLTVLGTLLGMPLGYGLCLWVTHRFDTEMFRFPLVSPPIIWIRMWGFAFLFALLSHITVQRSINRMDWREALNVKE
- a CDS encoding Hsp20/alpha crystallin family protein; this encodes MVRRRNGILFPIQQFRTDLERLYSDFSSPPDLAWGAPLAMARAFPPFNVWEEGDNLLVEAELPAVKSEDLDVSVVGDELTIKGERRPVNESGLTFHRRERPSGRFTRVLRLPVEVDADKVNAALNNGVLLITLPKSEAAKPRHIQVKATK
- a CDS encoding Hsp20/alpha crystallin family protein — protein: MANEISQQSATAEVGALEHTRSGQFYRPDVDIVEMPEELLILADMPGVDPDEVEIDFQDGALSIHGRVTNGRVERESFLLREYGIGDYYRTFRISEQIDPSGISAELTDGVLTLHLPKAEAAKPRKIKVAVK
- the fabF gene encoding beta-ketoacyl-ACP synthase II, which translates into the protein MSNRDSRRRVVVTGVGCVTPLGHSVEETWGRLLRGESGVGDTTIFDASNFPTRISAEVRDFDVSQFGEDSARWKYRGRHTKFAAGAARQAIDDAGIDDRMVEPTRFGVYLGSGEGQQDFAHFTSTMTAALRGDQFDLARFSQIGLEVLHPQAELEQEPNMPSGHLASMFNAQGPNLNCLTACAASSQAIGEAAEIIRRGDADVMLSGGTHSMIHPFGVTGFNLLTALSTRNDEPTKASRPFDRDRDGFVLGEGAAMVVLEEFDRAKARGAKIYGELLGYGSTADAFRITDTHPEGRGAASCVRMALEDAALNPDDINYINAHGTSTEVNDKVESLAIKTVFGPQAYKIPVSSTKSMLGHLIAAAGATELIICLMAIRDNVLPPTINYDTPDPECDLDYIPNAARETSCRYALSNSFGFGGQNIALIVGRCNGG
- a CDS encoding Hsp20/alpha crystallin family protein, whose protein sequence is MNLIPWRSKGKENGGSHALSPLGEFRTEMNRLFDHFFHDPFSAASQSLGDLTQWSPSLDVAETDKDVTVRAEIPGVDPKDLDIQVSGNRLRISGEKKETSEKKEQSFYRRESYYGSFTRDVELPPGVDAEKVDADYKGGVLTVHLNKMPGAAAKKIPVKTS
- a CDS encoding ABC transporter ATP-binding protein codes for the protein MPSIAALIHCNRVPTIAPPATETLLRLHNVGKTFQMGEVAVEVLRHVTLDVYNGELLVMVGPSGSGKTTMLNIMGGLDTTTVGSVVYRDCDLSAASPRELTRYRRETIGFVFQFYNLVPNLTARENVMVSTEISRDPLDVDKVLAMVGLTDRQNHFPAQMSGGEQQRVAIARALAKNPEMLLCDEPTGALDFETGKKVLRLLVDLKNSLRKTVLIITHNGAIAEAADRVIRLRSGEVVEVHANPHPRPPEEIVW
- a CDS encoding 3-hydroxyacyl-ACP dehydratase FabZ family protein, producing the protein MRFTLLDRIVHLEPGKRVTAVKALALAEEYLADHFPSFPVMPGVLMLEAMTQAGAWLVRAGEDFAHSMVVLKEARNVKYSSFVAPGQTLTVTAEIISHDSRQTKLKAQGTVNGEVQLSGRLVLERYNLADEGIGTADDDARVKRELRKLFALLHRPAATHVTGAALAGDLRPAHP
- a CDS encoding 3-hydroxyacyl-ACP dehydratase FabZ family protein: MRWFWIDRYTEFVSGQHATAIKNVSLAEDHLHDHFHGAPVMPNSLVLEGMAQTAGLLVAQRNDFQLEVVLAKVAKADFHFLARPGDTLVYRAKIEDLKEGGAFTVVTSHVEDRLQGEAEIFFAHLDLRDNGQAMFEPEEIIGWLRAVRMFDVGRDRDGNPLAIPKFTDRRHPLVNTNGRN